In Pedobacter sp. W3I1, one DNA window encodes the following:
- a CDS encoding malate:quinone oxidoreductase has translation MTKKKKTVGKTDADVILIGAGIMSATLGVLLKQLEPNLSIEIYERLDIAAAESSDAWNNAGTGHSAFCELNYTPEKKDGTVEIKKAVQIAEHFEVSKQFWSYLVTQGLVSDPCNFIRNIPHMSFVWGKKNVEYLKKRYDALTQCDLFSDMQYTEDAELVKNWAPLIMDGRKKGEKVAATKMDLGTDVNFGTLTRDMFNNLKEQSNVNLYFNHEIRDLKKNKDGNWSVKVKDLESGDKRKRVAKFVFIGAGGGSLPLLEKSDIPEGKGFGGFPVSGQWLKCTNEEIIKKHHAKVYGKAAVGAPPMSVPHLDTRMINGKQALLFGPYAGFSTKFLKNGSFLDLPKSIKFNNIRPMLSAGLHNLDLTKYLIEQVRQSPEDRLEALKEYLPTAELKDWELEYAGQRVQVIKKDAKQGGILEFGTEVVSAADGSIAALLGASPGASTAVSIMLDLLNRCFADDLATEEWQAKIKEMIPTYGKSLAQDADLCKETRNRTSKVLKIENAVVA, from the coding sequence ATGACAAAAAAGAAAAAGACAGTTGGTAAAACTGACGCTGATGTAATTTTAATAGGGGCTGGCATCATGAGTGCAACCCTGGGTGTTTTGTTAAAACAATTAGAACCCAATTTAAGCATAGAAATTTACGAACGTTTAGATATTGCGGCGGCAGAAAGTTCTGATGCCTGGAATAATGCCGGAACGGGACACTCTGCTTTTTGCGAATTAAACTATACGCCCGAAAAGAAGGATGGCACGGTTGAAATTAAAAAGGCTGTTCAGATTGCTGAGCATTTTGAAGTTTCTAAACAATTTTGGTCATACTTAGTTACCCAGGGATTGGTTTCTGATCCTTGTAATTTTATCCGCAACATTCCTCACATGAGTTTTGTTTGGGGGAAAAAGAATGTAGAATATCTTAAAAAACGCTACGACGCATTAACCCAATGCGATCTGTTTAGCGATATGCAATATACCGAAGATGCCGAGCTTGTAAAAAACTGGGCACCATTGATTATGGATGGCCGTAAAAAAGGCGAAAAAGTTGCAGCTACCAAGATGGATTTAGGTACTGATGTTAACTTTGGTACTTTAACCCGCGATATGTTTAACAACTTAAAGGAACAAAGTAATGTTAATCTGTATTTCAACCACGAAATTCGCGACCTTAAAAAGAATAAAGACGGTAACTGGAGTGTAAAAGTTAAAGATTTAGAAAGTGGTGACAAACGTAAACGTGTGGCTAAGTTTGTGTTTATTGGTGCAGGTGGTGGGTCTTTGCCACTGTTGGAAAAATCAGATATCCCTGAAGGAAAAGGTTTTGGAGGTTTTCCGGTAAGCGGACAATGGTTAAAGTGTACCAACGAAGAAATTATTAAAAAACACCATGCTAAGGTATATGGAAAAGCTGCGGTTGGTGCGCCACCAATGTCGGTTCCACACCTAGATACCAGGATGATTAATGGCAAACAGGCACTGTTATTTGGGCCGTATGCTGGTTTTTCTACTAAATTCCTTAAAAATGGCTCGTTCCTGGATTTACCAAAATCGATAAAATTCAACAATATCCGTCCGATGCTCTCGGCAGGATTGCATAACCTCGATTTAACAAAATATTTGATTGAGCAAGTGAGGCAGTCGCCGGAAGACAGATTGGAAGCCTTAAAAGAATATTTACCAACTGCCGAACTTAAAGATTGGGAATTGGAATATGCAGGGCAACGCGTTCAGGTGATTAAAAAAGATGCTAAACAAGGCGGTATTTTAGAATTCGGTACCGAGGTGGTAAGTGCTGCCGATGGTTCTATTGCGGCCTTATTGGGTGCATCTCCTGGGGCTTCAACAGCAGTTTCTATTATGCTCGACCTGTTAAACCGTTGTTTTGCAGACGATTTGGCTACTGAAGAATGGCAAGCCAAAATCAAAGAGATGATTCCTACTTATGGAAAATCGCTTGCTCAGGATGCAGATCTTTGTAAAGAAACCAGAAACAGAACCTCAAAAGTGTTAAAAATTGAGAATGCTGTGGTTGCTTAG
- the ytxJ gene encoding bacillithiol system redox-active protein YtxJ, whose amino-acid sequence MTWVNLTSIEQLDEIKNASGFSLIFKHSTRCSISLMAKKNFEFDWDIIPADTKLYFLDLISYRDISNQIAEVFQIAHQSPQILLIKDGDCVLEASHSDISADEVAEMIAA is encoded by the coding sequence ATGACTTGGGTTAACTTAACTTCGATTGAACAGCTTGATGAAATCAAAAATGCAAGCGGTTTTAGCCTTATTTTTAAACACAGCACGCGGTGTTCAATTAGTTTAATGGCTAAAAAGAACTTCGAATTTGATTGGGATATCATTCCAGCAGATACAAAACTTTACTTTTTAGATTTAATTAGCTATCGTGATATTTCCAACCAGATTGCCGAAGTGTTTCAGATAGCGCACCAGTCGCCGCAGATTTTATTGATTAAAGATGGCGATTGCGTATTAGAAGCTTCGCATAGCGATATTTCTGCTGATGAAGTTGCAGAAATGATTGCAGCGTAA